The Haliotis asinina isolate JCU_RB_2024 chromosome 16, JCU_Hal_asi_v2, whole genome shotgun sequence DNA segment AAGGTGGAACGTAGCTGCCTCTATTTGCCTATCCTCTGTTACCACCTAACATATAGTGGCATGGTTATCATAGGGAGCCATACATATACTTCTGTTGGGCTACAGTTAGAACTGTTTGGCTCATTTCACAAGATGACTGAGAGCCGAGGAGGCCGCCTGAAGAATTTGGTGTTCCAACTGGTATCACAATTTTACCGATACAATTCATCCAGCGTGAAACATTTCAAGCATTAGGGATAGTTATGATATATTAAAGGGATAGTTAATACGATGGGGCATTTTTcaatacaaaaaaacaacattattcCATCTGCCACAGGTATGGCAACGTTATATAGTGTCGTAGTCCACCTTACGTGTAATTAATCACAATAAATCTGTAACATCGTTACAGTAGACTGGGAGATAGAGTGGTCCCCTAGACAGTGGAAGATGGTATTCAACGCATGGTCACGCCCCACCAATTTTCTTGTTCTCTTGTCTGAAATTCAACACTAAGGGTATGAAATAAGGAATGGTTGGCACAGAGGCAGTGAAGGCAGTACTCTAGAACGCGACGTTCCAGCTCGTCTCCGATGTACAATATTATACTGACCATGAATAAGCCATCTCAAAATCCATCATGTTCCACAGTTCCTGCCCTTGGCCCCCGTCAGCTTGTGGACCCCAAGTGATGTCCAGCCATGAGCCCAATGTCCACACCCTGTACGGAGCTCTGGTAGGAGGGCCCGATAGCGGTGACGGCTACAAGGACGACCGATCCAACTACGTCAACAACGAGGTGGCCTGTGACTACAACGCCGGCTTCCAAGCCGCTGTGGCAGGTGCGTATCAAAGTAAACAATAACGTCTTCAAAGAAGAAGAATTTATACCCTAACTTGAAAACAAAAGTGcaagtggtagtagtagtagcagcagcagtagcagtagcaatggcagtagtagcagcagcagcagcagtagtagtcgtagtcggAAGAGGTAAaggagtagcagcagcaacaacaacaacaacagcagtgacagcagcagcagtagtagtagcagcaacaataGCAGCGGcggcagcagtagcagcagtagtagtagtgggaAGCAAAATCTCAGGTGACTCAAGCGTTTGAGTTACGCTTTACGGAATGAACTGTGGATGAGAATGAAAGGAATGAATGGCACTGCGGAAGTTGTAACTTTAATGGATGATCGTGCTTGAAAACGGTACAAGTACATGAACCAAAACGCAGCTATTGCATCAAAGAAAAATGATCATCCAAAAGACACTCCGCTTCAAGGAATGTCTGAATCATTGGTCAGGAGTTACATGCTTGATGTTCTTTGTTATATTTGATCAGGTCTGCGTTCTCTAGCCAACAGAAATCTGCATCCAGAACAGAAAAACTGATACATGTATTAATCAATGtgaataaagaaaagaaatgaCAATTCTTCTCTTGTAAATAGcatttctaaaatattcaaaattacaATGATAACAACTGGTCTCCGGATTCTGCCACGCCTGTTTGCTGTCCTGCTCCGTTTCGTGTTATTCGTTGTCTTGTTTATACGTGGtgcgtggggtagcctagtggttaaagtgttccatGTCTGGCTTCGATTCTACATTAGCGTTAAGCCTTCTTGTGGTGTCCCTAACGGCGGCgaccgggtagaataggccttcagcaacccatgcttgccataaaaggcgactatacttgtcgtaagaggcgactaacgggatcgggtggtcaggttcgctgactttgttgacacatgtcatcggttgccagaTGGAtgatcatgttgctgatcactggattgtctggtccaaactcgattatttacagaccgataccatatagctggaatattgctgagtgcggcgtaaaacaaaactcacacactcacctaaaggcggcgtaaatcAATACTCACTCAATGTGAAATTTGATCTCCTTATTGAACCATTTCCATGCCCATTTTGTATCGATGGTTTGCACCCTGATGTTTTAAATTCTTAATTTTTGGCGGAGGCGTGAGCATATACTCCGTGAAAACCTCAAAAATCGGTGCTTAAGAAATATGACAACGACGAAAGATTTGACATGCAGTGCAATCAATTTCTAACGTATTTTTATTAACTATCAGATACAAGCACATCCTTAACAAGCCAAGTGCCGTCAAATGGTACTATTACTGTATAGTGTGATAATATTACAGTGTCGTGCCTGACATACAACCACAAACAGAAGCGCGAGGTCGCTTCAAACGATCGAGCAGAGAGACAGTAAGGAAAACCAAATTTCAGAAGAACCGGAACTGTAGCATATCCGAAAAGGGCTTATACCTACTCTTATCTAAGGCGGGGCTAAGCTTGATCATCAGAGAGCTGATCTTTTACTTTCAATCAAACATTTCGAAATACATTAATATGCAAAGCAATCTGTCGCTGAggtaaatatgtatatttattcagTTTCCAACCCTGCCGATCTATGTGAGGATTACGGAGTTTATATCTGGACTGGATTGACAAGTCAGTGCATACTCAGTATACGCGAGTTAGTATACGCGAGTCAGTATACGCGTCTGAAACAACATACAGACTATGCCGCCAGCTTGCTATCGGCATTTATATCTTCACACCTGTACATCAGTTCCAGTAACCTATACACTTCCAggtacaactacacacctgcAATTATAACTACACACCTTAAGCAGAGCTACACTACTGCAATAATAGCTGTACACCTCCACTCAGAAGTATACACCTATAACTATAACGGTGGACAGACAAAAGCCCCACAAGACAGAAGCCCCACAGAAAAAAGGCCCAGCAGACAGAAGCCCTACACCTGTCAGACAAACGTCCCACAATATCTATATATACGAGAAAATTTAGATTCACCAAGATTTATTTACATCAATAATCCACAGcacatcatacagctgtaattaTTCTATTAATTATCCGAATCTAACAGCGTGTCCAACATCCTTAAGAAATTCAGGATCATTTTTTACATTATTTTACATTAGTCCACACACAGGTTTTGGAGTCTCTTAGCATGTTTGTCACGGGCCTTCTTTGTTCTTATAGGTAATCTTGAGTTTAAAGTCAAGACATTGAGCAGATCCTGTTAACACTAATTCCTTTAATTGATCCTTCCTCCCCAAGACAATcattgaaaaaacaaaacaaacattacttGACACTTCTTAAGTGTCTTAATTAATCCCAAAGATCATAAGACCAAGCTCCTCCACCTTGAGAAAACATAGTGTGAGGCTTCTGTCTCATGTGTGTTTTTAGCTGTGGGGCCTATGTCTGCTGGGGCTTTTGTCTGTGGGGCTTCTGTCTTGTGGGACTTTTGTCAGGCAATCACTATAACTGCATAACTTCAGGTACAGCTACACACCTCCGATTTTAACTGCACAAATCAAGTTAAAATTATCCATCCAAACTATACACCTGCGGTTAAACTATTCACCTGTAATTATAAATGCACACCGCCATTAggcgtgttaggtggtataaatctacacgttatttgtcattgttcacttgatgctcagttaatgaacttataacaggtataatgatggatacattcctcgaacaaggtaatagcctgacattgctcctgtaactttaattttaatatttgcattttgtttttattaagttgtagctttcaacagaatcattgttttcgtcgtgaagtgtaataaTTGCAGACGATATGTACAcaagggcgtgcgtgcgaatcatgattcatataggcaaactataaaatgtgtacatattacattcctgttatacattcgcagatcgcgtctttttattaagtttcaaaatgcatacaagtatgattataaagtaattaggattatgagaccaagtataaagacgtatattggcaagtgtctacatactggtgaatgaacgttacaaaccaagtaaatttagcaagtgcaGAAagttatcgcgcagtattttcacttcgacaccgacctcgcttatgttatgttacaggttgtgtcatgcaaactccttttggtcacgattcaaatacatatttaactactagtagaaagtagttttgattttctaacttgaccataatctcattaattcaaaatttgacttcacgattttcaaaaatggcggcgccctgtcttgggatgaatgctatttaagtttgttttcaccgacttacaaaagcaacattactttctactggtagtgaaatatgcaatttattgatggacaataggattttgcacgacattgcttataacataacaatttcactcttggaagtgaggtggagatcaatattgcttgcaatataaatgtcacttcgaccccttCCTGCAATTATGACTGCACACCTCCATTTAAAACTATACACCTGCAATTATAACCGCACACCTCCATTTACAACTTTATACCTGCAATTATAACCGCACACCTCCACTTACAACTTTACACCTGCAATTATAACGGCACACCTCTACTTACAACTGTACACACTCTACATATGAGTGTAAAATTATGTGGCTTCTAGTGTCGTCTAACTGTCGCAGGCAGTGTTAGGATTGCTGCAGTACATGTCTTTACACTGTTGCCTCCGGACAGGGTCCTTTATCGTGCAGCACAGATTACAGTGGTCAGCAGGTCGACTGATGAAGCCAGGGCGCGATGACATCACACGAATCACAAATTCATAGACCTCCCTCGGTGTCCACGTGAAGGCCATGCCTGAAAGTTAATGAAGTTACTCAGAAAactgttggttggttggttggttggtttgctgtttaacgctgctctcagaaatatttcaactatatggcgagtctggactagacaatccagtgatcaaatgcaTGAGaaccgatctacgcaactgggatacgattctaagtgtcagccaagtcagctatcctgactacccgatcccgttagtcgcccatTACGGCAATTCTagatgacgttaaatattagctcactcgctcactcactcactcacaaattctaGCCCGATCTTCACGAGTTGAGACTAACTTGACTAACAACATGTCGTCTAGGATACAGCCGTTATGTGACGTCACACAAGGATGTCTGGTATGCGATGCTCCATCATGCACAACCATGACATTAAGTAGCATCATACAATACAACAGTTATCAGTGATATTTACGTAACACACTCTGCTGACAATGCAACAGTGACCAACTCGTGCTATTCCGGGACAAGAGGTAtaggaggttacggaaagggaaGATTGGCGATGAATGCCATTAGTGGACACTAGCATACCCATCTACACTTACTCGTCCTTCATAACAAAACCCGAAATGGAACCAGTCAAAATCTACGTCTCAGTAGGAACCAGGAAAGGTCTGTTTTCACAGCTCGGATGCAACTACTTCTACAGTCAGGATTCTGATGCTATTTCACTTCGTATTCACCCAATGAGATTGCAACGATGACTCTGATTCATTCTTATGAAAATAGTCATGTACGTTGCTGTGGCATGACTGAGAACCATGTGATTACCATATACTCCCGTCAAGCATGGAATATGCAGGGCACGTTTTGCCCTTTAATCCAGTGACTAGTCAGTGTCAGTCCTTTAAATGACCTCCACCACGAGCGTAAGTCGTTGTGGAGCAATCTCCCTAAACCCGGATGGCGGCATGTCCATTCGGCACAGCATATTAAGGGTACACGTTACACAACTGAAGTTTTCCTCTAAATTACCAAACAGTTTTTGATGTTATCATGGTGGGCACGATCTTGGTGGTTTCTGTGACTTTAACACATATCCAGATACGTTTACCTTGATATGCAGTAAGTCACCGAAGCGATAAATCAACAATTAGAACACATCCTGCAAAGGAACCATACACAATCCGCGAGAGTCACATTTTATTAATAAATTACGGAATCCAGATTAAGAGAAATATTTAATTGAGTGTACAACAGGACTCTGTATTGATACGAATCCCCAGTACTCCTGTTTTCACGGAACCTGTGTTTTTCCTCCTGGTTTAAGTTGATGAGCCGTGTTATCACAACAATACTGTCCAAAGTGGTCtaatcctcactcactcacagcctGGCATCATCTCATTTGTCGGTACCTTGAAGGGGACACGGCGTATTGGGGTTATTGCAGCTTCTGTTCTTGCACCGTTGTCGTTCCAGCAGATTCGGGATGAAGCAACAGGCAGCACAGCAAGGACCGGTGTTCTGTGATGGAATCTGTGCCCTCAATCCAAACAGGATATCGTAGATTGTCCTGAGGCTCACAGCTGAAGATTTATCAGAAAGGTAACTTATGAGAAATAAACGATCTAAACGTTGGTCTGATGGGAACTGATGATTGTTAGCATTATTCTATAAAGTCTGTATTCTAATGTGTATCGGACACGTCGGTATTGATAGCGTTAAGAACGTCCAATATCCGTCTCAAAATCTCATCAACGTCCATTTCCTATTTAATCGGTATACGAAGTACATGTTTTTAGACAGGACTTAATCACATTAAAAGCTAATCCAACTGCAGTATGTAAATACATCTCTcactgatgtttttgtttgaatCAGCCAGTGCGCTCGACAAAAGTTTCGAAGTCACATTACCAACCAGATGTCACCGGTGTAACATGTACTATTGTAAGATATACGGAGTATTCGTGAGAAATTTCTTTATGAAGTGCCACAAATAACCTCATTTTATTGCCACAAGTTTCAAGGTGTAACAAACTCCCCGTCTGATCTTTTTGAAAAGTTACAGTACTACTCGTCTACGGGAGTGTGAGTCACCGGTTCACGTTGTCCAACATTACGATGTGCACAAAACAACATCATGACAACCCTCCCACCAAGGTTGGTACCATCCCTGGCAGTAGTCGCGGGTCTTTAAATggcaaaacatcagtttcaacGTCACCAGGATAAAATCGACGCATCGCGATGGACAGGGCGTCAGTGGGTGAATGTCTTCTTTAGTGATGAGTCAtgctgttttttttcacaatccgATAGATCCGACGTATTTACGGACAACATGGTGAATGTTACGTTTATGTGTTGTGCTTATCGCTTTGAGGGTCCTCGTGTTAGGATTTTGGAATACAAGCTGCAGTAGGATTCGCAGTGATTGATTGATCCGTGACACCGCAAAGGACCGTTTTGTCTGTGTGCCACAGAGCAGCCCCGGAGAGACTTTAATAACACAGTAACGTCATATCAGATGGTACAGATGTACTGCAATAGTGTATGGCTGAGAAGGATGGCAATGCGTTGTGCAGACTTTGCATCGTCCATTGATCTTTAACCTATCAAGCAATTCGCGAATAAAATCTCAGATAAAGTTCCCAATTTTATCTATGAATTAGGGCAAGTCACCCTCTACGTACGTTTAAGGCCTGAAGGGTCGAAGGGTCCAGACCTCCACCAGTGCACACGGTAAGGCCACATGACCTACTgattgtgtctgtgtctgatCTTCTATGTTATAATTCATCCACTGTACTACACTGATTTCCCCATTTGAATTTGTCACCTCCCTTACTAACTGCTGGAGTGGAATATATCTGTACATCTGGGAACATAAGAACCCACTGCACGTGTGTTTCCATGCTATATACTTTGAATAACTGTGTGAGTAAGGTCCGTCTaatattcaagtcatattaTGTCGGTGAGTCTAAATCCCACATACAGCAACCactgaagatccgtgttagaactgatcttcaggaacccatgcttgtaagaggcgattgaCGGCATCGGAAGGctaggctcgctgacatggctgacacCTGTCACGCTTCCTCATTTGCGTAATTACacgctcatgctgctgatcactggattgtctcgactatttacagaccacagctatgtagctggagtattgctgtatAAAGCGTTAAAAAACAACCAACGAACAACAACTTGTGCTTGGGGACACAGAACATACAAACGAAGAGAAACAAATCCGAATCTGTGGCGAgacaagcgaacgttttaaccatacGGCTACTCAAAAGTAACTGCAAACCGTATTTGAAATATTATTCATCTTGGTCAGCACACTCACCATTTCCATTGTCTCCAAACTCAGCACCACGTGCACAAACAATAAGGACCAGGCCGGTAAGTAAACTCCACGTGTAGGCCATTGTTCCACGGGAGGCGGCACTACATTCATTCTGAAAGT contains these protein-coding regions:
- the LOC137267893 gene encoding uncharacterized protein, which translates into the protein MAYTWSLLTGLVLIVCARGAEFGDNGNAVSLRTIYDILFGLRAQIPSQNTGPCCAACCFIPNLLERQRCKNRSCNNPNTPCPLQGMAFTWTPREVYEFVIRVMSSRPGFISRPADHCNLCCTIKDPVRRQQCKDMYCSNPNTACDS